A genomic stretch from Candidatus Acidiferrales bacterium includes:
- a CDS encoding alpha/beta hydrolase — MIAVGLTMLAVARGQDSSGYAPVGALKMYYEIHETSHDRVPLVLLHGGGSTIQTSFGAILPLLCKDREVVAVELQGHGHTADIDRPESFEQDADDVAALMHYLKIDKADFFGFSNGGGDALQIAIRHPKLVRKLVVASAAFKRDAFSKQFWDRMEHGTLDDMPSALKEAYLKVAPHPNDLQVMFQEDRNRMLQFKDWPADEIRSIESPVLIMNGDHDVVRPEHTIKMYRLLPHGRLAILPGAHGEYIGTAETTKEGNKPPAAAASIIEGFLVEPMPQAATK, encoded by the coding sequence ATGTATTACGAGATTCATGAGACCAGCCATGACAGGGTTCCGCTCGTTCTGCTTCACGGCGGCGGTTCGACGATTCAAACGTCCTTCGGAGCGATTTTACCGTTGCTCTGCAAAGATAGGGAAGTCGTCGCGGTTGAACTGCAGGGGCACGGGCATACCGCAGATATTGACCGTCCCGAATCTTTCGAGCAAGATGCAGATGATGTCGCGGCTCTGATGCATTACTTGAAAATTGATAAAGCCGACTTCTTTGGGTTCAGCAACGGAGGAGGGGATGCTCTGCAGATCGCAATCCGGCATCCCAAGCTTGTCCGTAAGCTTGTCGTTGCTTCGGCCGCGTTCAAACGAGATGCGTTTTCAAAACAGTTCTGGGACAGGATGGAACATGGCACACTTGACGATATGCCCTCAGCTTTGAAGGAGGCTTACCTGAAGGTGGCACCGCACCCGAATGATTTGCAGGTTATGTTTCAAGAAGACAGGAATAGAATGCTGCAGTTCAAAGACTGGCCCGCAGACGAAATTCGTTCTATAGAATCGCCGGTGTTGATAATGAATGGTGACCACGACGTTGTCAGACCCGAACACACAATCAAGATGTATCGTCTCCTGCCGCATGGACGATTGGCGATCCTTCCCGGGGCTCACGGAGAGTACATCGGTACAGCAGAAACAACAAAGGAAGGAAACAAACCGCCGGCGGCCGCTGCTTCAATAATAGAAGGATTTCTCGTCGAACCTATGCCGCAAGCGGCTACTAAATAA
- a CDS encoding DUF1801 domain-containing protein, translated as MKSISKTVDGYLGALDEDKRIALEKLRKIIKGVAPGAEECISYQMPAFRMEGRVLLWFGAGANHCAFYPGGIVEQYKSELKDYKTSKGTIQFQPDKPIPTLLVKKIVKARIAENKNRFSKKRA; from the coding sequence ATGAAAAGTATATCGAAGACGGTCGATGGATACCTTGGTGCTTTAGATGAAGACAAGCGCATAGCACTTGAGAAGCTTCGGAAGATCATCAAAGGTGTTGCACCGGGAGCTGAAGAATGCATAAGCTACCAGATGCCGGCATTCAGGATGGAAGGAAGAGTTCTCCTGTGGTTTGGTGCCGGAGCAAATCATTGCGCTTTCTATCCGGGGGGCATTGTAGAGCAATACAAATCTGAGCTCAAGGACTACAAGACCAGTAAAGGCACTATTCAATTTCAGCCTGACAAACCGATACCGACATTGCTTGTGAAGAAAATAGTAAAAGCGAGAATTGCCGAGAATAAGAACCGGTTCTCAAAGAAGAGAGCGTGA